One window from the genome of Eleginops maclovinus isolate JMC-PN-2008 ecotype Puerto Natales chromosome 15, JC_Emac_rtc_rv5, whole genome shotgun sequence encodes:
- the LOC134877233 gene encoding LOW QUALITY PROTEIN: nuclear receptor coactivator 7 (The sequence of the model RefSeq protein was modified relative to this genomic sequence to represent the inferred CDS: inserted 1 base in 1 codon) yields MEKRDRKPGYFARLKRRRQLKQSQSERIVTEQNPSIISCPDIPNEGDSHKKTDLQRITSKPLACSDDGCKNVVQAKREKTRPPGTVEFTVGPNDSLNSIALKFNITPNKLVQLNKLFSRSVYPGQKLFXPDVSQSETDLKSSTSTDPALTNGLSEKASHHGISNGKSAKSLRRELSPNSEDESPATVKFIKMSCKYFTDGMGVVGGVLIVTPNNIMFDPHKSDPLVIEHGCEEYGLICPMQEVVSVALYDDVSRMKLKDALPSDLPQDLCPVYRPGEWEQLPSERDLNPFSRYEALDPKQPIVLDDIESTLSETVSTEGDPTEKSPSDEGFTELEPTVNVSTEEVGGTSSKTPGILSRDQQELGPSCTGREDFKYKSTRGQTKGKLDDDEDEGVAQISSIEEGESTQSSLETEKQGGLRDNPTNREETKDIKPKGTEELLNSAHYEIIDAPGDQNSKLSLKEASEVFGHSSPKRQSPVRPAGGAELSEEEQRKKSYKAEVKSWLLERMQAPIEDMLFSSEEKSKIPPMFLCFKVGKPMKKSFATAMTSSPAHSFGGRGKQPEYWFAVPQERVDHLYAFFVQWSPDVYGKEAREQGFVLVEKDELDMIDNFFSDPASCSWEIITIDEAKRRQSFGSCDAELSVEALPILSDASDLMQDTHIEKLACRLPPRVQIYPWRLAYSTVKHGTSLKTLYRSLADVESPVLLVIKDMDNQIFGAFSSDPFKVSEYCYGTGETFLFSFCPEIKVYLWTGENSYFVKGNIDSLQMGGGGGQMGLWLDAELYRGTTNKCATFNNQPLSTQRDFNIHSVEVWTFE; encoded by the exons ATggaaaagagagacaggaagccGGGATATTTTGCCAG GCTGAAGAGGCGGAGACAGCTCAAgcagagccaatcagagaggaTCGTGACTGAGCAGAATCCCTCAATCATTTCCTGTCCAGATATCCCAAATGAGGGTGACTCCCACAAAAAGACGGACCTGCAGAGAATAACATCAAAGCCATTGGCCTGCTCGG aCGATGGCTGTAAAAATGTCGTTCAGGCAAAAAGGGAAAAGACGAGGCCACCAGGGACAGTGGAGTTCACC GTGGGACCTAATGATTCCCTCAACAGCATCGCACTCAAGTTCAACATCACCCCGAACAAGCTGGTCCAGCTGAACAAGCTCTTCTCCCGGAGTGTCTACCCCGGGCAG AAGCTGT GTCCCGATGTGAGTCAATCAGAAACAGACCTGAAGTCCTCGACTTCCACTGATCCCGCCCTCACAAATGGTTTATCAGAGAAAGCATCACAT CACGGTATTTCAAACGGCAAGTCAGCAAAGTCCCTTCGGCGTGAGCTCTCCCCAAACTCGGAGGACGAGAGCCCAGCCACGGTTAAATTCATCAAGATGAGTTGCAAATATTTCACGGACGGCATG GGCGTTGTAGGTGGTGTGCTGATTGTGACCCCAAACAACATCATGTTTGACCCCCACAAGTCAGACCCCTTGGTGATCGAGCACGGCTGCGAGGAGTACGGCCTGATCTGCCCCATGCAGGAGGTCGTCTCCGTAGCGCTGTACGATGACGTGTCGCGCATGAAGCTCAAAGACGCTCTGCCATC AGACCTACCCCAGGATTTGTGTCCTGTGTACAGGCCCGGCGAGTGGGAGCAACTGCCGTCAGAGCGAGATCTAAACCCATTTAGCCGCTATGAGGCTCTTGATCCGAAACAACCAATCGTGTTGGATGACATTGAATCAACTCTCTCGGAAACTG TGAGCACAGAGGGTGATCCGACGGAGAAGTCTCCATCAGACGAAGGCTTCACAGAGTTGGAGCCGACTGTGAATGTGAGCACTGAAGAGGTGGGGGGGACGTCCTCCAAAACACCCGGCATCCTCAGCAGGGACCAACAGGAACTAGGACCAAGCTGCACAGGCCGGGAAGACTTTAAATACAAGTCGACTCGTGGTCAAACTAAAGGGAAGCTTGACGATGACGAGGATGAGGGCGTCGCTCAGATCAGCTCCATCGAGGAGGGAGAGTCAACGCAATCTTCTTTAGAGACTGAAAAACAGGGTGGCTTGCGAGATAATCCTACAAACCGAGAGGAAACCAAAGATATAAAACCTAAAGGGACAGAAGAGCTGCTTAATAGTGCACATTATGAAATTATCGACGCACCAGGGGACCAAAACAGTAAACTGAGTCTGAAGGAGGCTTCAGAGGTTTTTGGGCACTCAAGTCCAAAGAGACAAAGCCCTGTCAGACCAGCAGGTGGCGCTGAGCTCAGTGAGGAGGAGCAACGCAAGAAAAGCTACAAAGCAGAAGTGAAGTCATGGCTGCTGGAGAGGATGCAGGCTCCAATAGAAG ACATGCTCTTCTCATCCGAGGAGAAGAGTAAAATCCCCCCCATGTTCCTGTGCTTCAAAGTTGGAAAGCCAATGAAGAAGTCCTTCGCCACTGCAATGACTTCTAGTCCCGCCCACTCATTTGGGGGGCGGGGTAAACAGCCGGAGTACTGGTTCGCTGTGCCACAAGAAAG ggtggaCCATCTGTATGCATTTTTCGTGCAGTGGTCTCCGGATGTGTACGGGAAGGAGGCTCGGGAGCAAGGCTTTGTTTTGGTGGAGAAAGATGAGCTGGACATGATTGACAATTTCTTCAGTGACCCTGCTTCTTGCAGCTGGGAG ATCATCACCATTGACGAGGCTAAGCGCAGGCAGAGTTTCGGCAGCTGTGACGCGGAACTGTCAGTGGAAGCACTTCCCATACTCAGTGATGCCAGTGACCTgatgcaggacacacacattgagaAG CTTGCATGTCGCTTGCCGCCCCGTGTGCAGATTTACCCCTGGAGACTGGCCTACAGCACGGTGAAGCACGGGACCAGCCTGAAGACTCTGTACCGGAGCCTggcagatgtggagagtccTGTTCTGCTCGTCATCAAAGATATGGATAACCAG ATATTTGGGGCATTCTCGAGTGATCCATTCAAAGTGAGCGAATATTGCTATGGCACAGGAGAGACGTTCCTCTTCAGCTTCTGTCCTGAAATCAAG GTGTACCTCTGGACGGGTGAGAATTCTTACTTTGTGAAGGGAAATATTGATTCTCTGcagatgggaggaggagg TGGTCAGATGGGTCTGTGGCTGGACGCTGAGCTGTACCGAGGCACCACGAACAAATGCGCCACCTTCAACAACCAGCCCCTCTCCACCCAGCGGGACTTCAACATCCACAGTGTGGAAGTCTGGACCTTCGAGTAG